One part of the Cellvibrionales bacterium genome encodes these proteins:
- the rseP gene encoding RIP metalloprotease RseP gives MVETVLQSLTGFFWSAGAFVVAIAVLVAVHEFGHFWVARKLGVKVLRFSIGFGKTLWSRTDSSGCEYVVAAIPLGGYVKMLDEREAPVAEAEQHASFNRQSVWKRCAIVLAGPVANFVLAICLFWWMFLGEQLSLVPVVGAVTPNSPAAYAGLQAGQEIVAVDDIPTPTRSSVLEALLMRIGDTGDLAITVRYPNNTTSYELLVGVQAWLSDTDMPDPLASLGMAFYLPPFVQVREVMLQSRAEKAGLQAGDIIEKLDGKPVDSVESWLKVVRSKPEQALVLGVRRQGVWQEIAITPAQVSDPQGKPIGQIGAQIGTPPLGKQYTRVVSNSLWQALQQGIRETASQSQLLLVTLQKLIVGNLSPKNLSGPLGIAKVAGDSAEHGLAVFCRMLAILSINLGVVNLLPIPVLDGGLLLIYLIEAAKGSPVSERIQQLGSQLGMTLIVGLMLFAIYNDLLRL, from the coding sequence GTGGTTGAAACGGTGTTGCAGTCTCTGACAGGCTTTTTCTGGTCGGCGGGCGCGTTTGTTGTGGCGATTGCTGTCTTGGTTGCTGTACATGAGTTTGGGCATTTCTGGGTAGCGAGAAAGCTGGGCGTGAAAGTGCTGCGTTTCTCGATCGGTTTTGGCAAAACATTGTGGAGCCGAACCGATAGCTCAGGTTGTGAGTATGTGGTGGCAGCTATCCCACTGGGCGGCTATGTCAAAATGCTGGACGAGCGCGAAGCGCCTGTTGCGGAAGCTGAGCAGCATGCCAGTTTTAATCGTCAATCTGTGTGGAAGCGCTGCGCGATCGTCCTCGCAGGGCCTGTAGCCAACTTCGTGTTGGCTATCTGTTTGTTTTGGTGGATGTTTTTAGGCGAACAGCTGAGCTTGGTGCCGGTGGTTGGCGCAGTGACGCCGAATTCACCGGCAGCGTACGCAGGTCTGCAGGCGGGGCAGGAGATCGTCGCAGTAGATGACATCCCCACGCCAACACGCTCGAGTGTATTGGAAGCCTTGCTAATGCGCATTGGCGACACGGGTGATTTGGCGATTACGGTGCGCTATCCCAATAACACAACCTCTTATGAGCTCTTGGTGGGTGTGCAGGCTTGGTTGTCTGATACGGATATGCCGGATCCGCTTGCAAGCTTAGGCATGGCGTTTTACCTACCGCCGTTTGTGCAGGTGCGCGAGGTTATGCTGCAGAGTCGAGCGGAAAAAGCGGGCTTGCAGGCTGGCGATATCATTGAAAAGCTGGATGGTAAGCCAGTAGACAGTGTGGAAAGCTGGCTGAAAGTTGTGCGCAGCAAGCCTGAACAAGCTTTGGTATTGGGGGTGCGGCGGCAGGGCGTATGGCAGGAAATAGCCATCACGCCGGCTCAAGTGAGTGATCCCCAAGGCAAGCCTATCGGGCAGATTGGCGCGCAGATCGGCACCCCGCCCTTGGGTAAGCAGTACACCCGCGTTGTTAGCAATTCGCTTTGGCAAGCGCTGCAACAGGGCATCCGAGAAACGGCGAGCCAATCCCAGTTATTGCTGGTCACGCTGCAGAAATTGATAGTCGGCAACTTGTCACCAAAAAACTTGAGCGGTCCCCTTGGCATTGCTAAAGTGGCCGGCGATTCTGCCGAGCATGGTCTGGCGGTGTTTTGCCGCATGCTGGCCATTCTCAGTATCAATTTGGGCGTAGTGAATTTGCTGCCTATTCCAGTGCTGGATGGTGGTTTGTTGCTGATCTATCTGATCGAGGCTGCCAAGGGAAGCCCAGTGTCTGAACGCATCCAGCAGCTAGGCAGCCAACTTGGGATGACGCTGATTGTCGGCTTGATGTTGTTCGCAATTTACAATGATTTGCTCAGGTTGTGA
- the uppS gene encoding di-trans,poly-cis-decaprenylcistransferase, producing MSEVAALQHVALIMDGNNRWAKKHGLPGVAGHKKGVERVRDVLRAAKDANIPYITVFAFSSENWQRPAPEVDALMGLFSLYLSNEKKKMKEEGVSLRVIGDRARFSPKLAKLIDEAEVFTAGGERVLSIAADYGGRWDIANTAKKLAEACVRGDILPTDIDEGLVSRTMSLGDLPPVDLLIRTGGEKRISNFLLWHAAYAELYFSDLFWPDFDETAMRAAIADFYTRQRRFGLSGDQVGAGA from the coding sequence GTGTCTGAAGTTGCTGCGTTACAACATGTCGCCCTGATTATGGACGGCAATAATCGTTGGGCAAAAAAACATGGTTTGCCCGGTGTGGCGGGTCATAAAAAAGGCGTGGAGCGTGTGCGTGATGTGTTGCGTGCCGCTAAAGATGCCAACATTCCCTATATCACTGTTTTTGCCTTTAGCTCTGAAAATTGGCAGCGCCCCGCGCCAGAAGTGGATGCCTTGATGGGGCTGTTCTCGCTGTATTTATCTAACGAAAAGAAAAAAATGAAAGAAGAAGGGGTGAGCTTGCGCGTCATTGGTGATCGTGCGCGCTTTTCACCTAAGTTGGCGAAGTTAATTGACGAAGCGGAGGTGTTTACCGCTGGCGGTGAGCGCGTATTGTCGATTGCAGCAGACTACGGCGGTCGCTGGGATATTGCCAATACGGCTAAAAAATTGGCAGAAGCTTGCGTGCGCGGTGATATTTTGCCCACGGATATTGATGAAGGTTTGGTGAGTCGCACAATGAGTCTGGGTGATTTGCCGCCCGTGGATTTGTTGATACGCACGGGCGGTGAAAAGCGTATCAGCAATTTTTTGTTGTGGCACGCAGCTTATGCTGAGTTATATTTTTCCGATTTATTTTGGCCTGATTTTGATGAAACGGCGATGCGTGCCGCTATAGCTGATTTTTACACGCGTCAGCGTCGCTTCGGTCTCTCCGGCGATCAGGTGGGTGCAGGTGCTTAA
- a CDS encoding 1-deoxy-D-xylulose-5-phosphate reductoisomerase yields the protein MKCVQSVTVLGSTGSIGVSTLDVIARHPDRYSVFALTAHSRADVLLAQCKIFAPRYAVVVDAALAEKFATEIRAAGLATEVLSGVAGLEAVAAHADVDTVMAAIVGFAGLTPTLAAVKASKKVLLANKEALVCAGHLFTQAVKEAGAQLLPIDSEHNAIFQCLPYDKSMDEAGVSRLILTASGGPFREFSLDAMRTVTPQQACAHPNWSMGQKISVDSATMMNKGLELIEACHLFGVAQECVDIVVHPQSIVHSMVEYRDGSTLAQMGNPDMRTPIAYGLAWPERIDAGVQRLSFASAMRLDFLPPDTVRFPALRLAREALKANGSAPAVLNAANEIAVAAFLAGRLPFTGIAAVVERVLTELAAQVAPSDICALLEVDEQARVVAEREVKRRG from the coding sequence GTGAAGTGCGTGCAGTCCGTTACGGTTTTGGGGTCGACAGGCTCCATCGGCGTGAGCACGCTGGATGTGATTGCGCGCCACCCAGATCGCTATTCTGTTTTTGCGTTGACCGCGCACAGTCGTGCTGATGTTTTATTAGCGCAGTGCAAAATCTTTGCGCCGCGTTACGCGGTAGTGGTGGATGCGGCACTGGCAGAGAAATTTGCAACAGAAATTCGCGCAGCAGGTTTAGCGACAGAAGTATTGTCTGGTGTGGCTGGCTTGGAAGCTGTCGCGGCACATGCGGATGTGGATACGGTGATGGCGGCGATTGTTGGCTTTGCAGGCCTTACACCAACATTAGCGGCGGTGAAAGCGAGCAAAAAAGTTTTATTGGCCAATAAAGAAGCGCTGGTGTGCGCGGGGCATCTGTTTACGCAGGCAGTTAAAGAAGCCGGCGCACAGTTGTTGCCTATCGACAGTGAACACAATGCCATTTTTCAGTGTTTGCCGTATGACAAAAGCATGGACGAAGCCGGTGTTAGTCGTTTGATTTTGACCGCATCCGGAGGACCGTTCCGCGAGTTTTCATTGGATGCCATGCGCACAGTGACGCCGCAGCAAGCCTGCGCACATCCGAATTGGAGCATGGGGCAAAAAATTTCTGTCGATTCCGCCACGATGATGAACAAAGGTTTGGAATTGATTGAGGCATGCCACTTGTTTGGTGTCGCGCAGGAGTGTGTGGATATCGTGGTGCATCCACAAAGCATCGTGCACTCGATGGTTGAATACCGTGACGGTTCTACGCTGGCGCAAATGGGTAACCCTGATATGCGCACACCCATCGCGTATGGTTTGGCGTGGCCAGAGCGTATTGATGCCGGTGTGCAGCGCTTGAGTTTTGCATCCGCTATGCGTCTTGATTTTTTACCACCGGATACCGTGCGCTTTCCTGCTCTGCGTTTGGCGCGAGAAGCGCTGAAGGCAAACGGCAGTGCGCCCGCAGTGTTGAATGCAGCAAATGAAATTGCAGTGGCGGCGTTCCTTGCGGGGCGTTTGCCATTTACAGGTATTGCGGCCGTGGTTGAGCGAGTGCTGACGGAATTGGCGGCGCAAGTTGCGCCGAGCGATATTTGCGCCCTACTAGAAGTGGACGAGCAGGCGAGAGTGGTTGCCGAGCGCGAGGTGAAGCGTCGTGGTTGA
- the frr gene encoding ribosome recycling factor has product MINDIKKEAEERMKKSIEALSHALNRIRTGRAHPSILEGIVVNYYGADTPLQQLANINVEDSRTLSITPWEKAVVPAIEKAIMTSDLGLNPNTAGAVIRIPMPALTEETRKNFIKHAKAEAETARVSVRNIRRDANTQLKDLLKEKTISEDDDRRAQDEVQKITDKFVAEIDKAFSVKEKDLMEI; this is encoded by the coding sequence ATGATTAATGACATCAAAAAAGAAGCCGAAGAGCGCATGAAGAAAAGCATTGAAGCGCTTTCACATGCACTGAACCGCATTCGCACCGGTCGTGCGCACCCCAGTATCCTTGAAGGCATCGTGGTGAATTACTACGGTGCGGATACACCTCTACAACAACTGGCCAATATCAATGTGGAAGATTCGCGCACGCTGTCGATTACGCCGTGGGAAAAAGCTGTGGTGCCGGCGATTGAAAAGGCAATCATGACTTCTGATCTGGGTTTGAATCCCAATACGGCAGGTGCGGTTATCCGCATTCCAATGCCTGCGTTGACCGAAGAGACGCGCAAAAACTTTATCAAGCACGCCAAAGCAGAGGCGGAAACGGCGCGTGTTTCGGTGCGCAATATTCGCCGCGATGCTAACACGCAACTGAAAGACCTGCTCAAAGAAAAAACCATCAGTGAAGATGATGATCGTCGTGCGCAGGATGAAGTGCAGAAAATTACTGACAAGTTTGTTGCTGAAATTGATAAAGCTTTTTCAGTCAAAGAAAAAGACTTGATGGAAATCTGA
- a CDS encoding phosphatidate cytidylyltransferase has product MFVGWFGARFAGAALCWIGFVFLGNFLLAAGEWANISGLTQRWQQYAYAGCMACVMYLLFIFGVHHAGVLLNALLVLSLLGWLFVLIMIGRYPVKKISNHVSLLLLLGFWLLIPAWLGVLFLQPLVAHSGLLWLVIAVIAFADIGAYFSGRRFGRRKLAVHVSPNKTWEGFWGGTLANAVFALVLALVVQCNLLQTLGLIAAMVLVSCASVLGDLFESMMKRERGIKDSSNLLPGHGGVLDRLDGWTAAVPVFTALYLVWSALQ; this is encoded by the coding sequence TTGTTTGTTGGCTGGTTTGGTGCTCGGTTTGCTGGCGCTGCCCTATGTTGGATTGGTTTTGTTTTTCTCGGCAATTTTTTGTTGGCAGCGGGTGAGTGGGCCAATATATCTGGCCTGACACAGCGCTGGCAGCAATATGCCTATGCTGGTTGTATGGCATGTGTGATGTACTTGTTGTTTATTTTTGGCGTACACCATGCGGGTGTTTTGTTAAATGCTTTATTGGTGCTGTCGTTGTTGGGTTGGTTATTTGTTTTGATAATGATCGGCAGGTATCCGGTTAAAAAAATATCAAACCATGTGTCGCTGTTGTTGCTATTGGGTTTTTGGTTGTTGATTCCCGCGTGGCTGGGCGTGTTGTTTTTGCAGCCGCTAGTCGCACACAGTGGTCTGTTGTGGTTGGTGATTGCTGTAATCGCTTTTGCTGATATTGGTGCGTATTTTTCTGGCCGTCGTTTTGGTCGACGGAAATTGGCAGTGCATGTCAGCCCGAATAAAACTTGGGAAGGGTTTTGGGGTGGCACTTTGGCGAATGCGGTATTCGCACTGGTGCTGGCGCTGGTTGTGCAATGCAATTTATTGCAAACGCTGGGGCTTATTGCGGCGATGGTATTGGTTTCTTGTGCTTCGGTGCTGGGTGATTTATTTGAAAGCATGATGAAACGCGAACGCGGCATTAAAGACAGTAGCAATTTATTGCCAGGACATGGCGGCGTATTGGATAGATTGGATGGTTGGACGGCAGCAGTGCCTGTGTTTACCGCGCTGTATTTGGTTTGGAGTGCTCTGCAGTGA